A DNA window from Castanea sativa cultivar Marrone di Chiusa Pesio chromosome 7, ASM4071231v1 contains the following coding sequences:
- the LOC142642374 gene encoding cytochrome c biogenesis protein CCS1, chloroplastic, whose product MVASTLSPTKTLFLNSHLLHSTSKPHFINPYSTKTQSLHSSRFLSFNLVTCKLKSPQDIKNKDKNISKKIVLSEAAPSLAEKGGDGGGGEGNGNGEVKAKSGGNFMRLVKRFPRKVLGILSNLPLAIGEMFAVAALMALGTFIDQGEAPDFYFQKYPEDNPVLGFFTWRWVLTLGFDHMYSSPVFLGTLVLLGASLMACTYTTQIPLVKVARRWNFLDSSEAIRKQEYSDTLPRASVQDLGVLLMGAGYEVFLKGPSLYAFKGLAGRFAPIGVHLAMLLIMAGGTLSAAGSFRGSVTVPQGLNFVVGDVLGPTGFLSTPTDAFNTEVHINRFYMDYYDSGEVSQFHTDLSLFDLDGKEIMRKTISVNDPLRYGGITIYQTDWSFSALQILKDDEGPFNLAMAPLKINGDKKLFGTFLPVGDAESPNVKGISMLARDLQSIVIYDLEGKFSGVRRPGSKLPIDIDGSRIVIVDAIGSSGLDLKTDPGVPIVYAGFGALMLTTCISFLSHSRIWALQDGTMVVVGGKTNRAKAEFPEEMDRLLDRVPEIVESSCSKEPDNVSG is encoded by the exons ATGGTGGCTTCAACTCTGAGTCCCACCAAAACCCTTTTCCTCAATTCCCATCTTCTTCACTCCACCTCTAAACCCCACTTCATTAATCCATACAGTACCAAAACTCAGAGTCTCCACAGTTCGAGGTTTCTCTCATTCAACTTAGTTACTTGCAAGCTGAAGTCACCTCAAGATATCAAGAACAAGGACAAGAACATATCCAAGAAGATTGTGTTGTCAGAGGCAGCACCGTCACTGGCGGAGAaaggtggtgatggtggtggtggtgaaggCAATGGAAATGGGGAGGTTAAAGCAAAGTCAGGAGGTAATTTTATGAGGTTGGTGAAGAGGTTCCCCAGAAAGGTTCTCGGCATTTTGTCTAATCTGCCTTTGGCTATTGGAGAAATGTTCGCTGTTGCTGCTCTAATGGCCCTTG GTACTTTCATTGATCAAGGTGAAGCTCCAGACTTCTATTTTCAAAAGTATCCTGAAGACAATCCTGTTTTGGGATTTTTCACTTGGAGATGGGTTCTCACCCTTGGGTTTGACCACATGTACTCATCTCCCGTTTTTCTTGGAACATTAGTGCTCCTGGGTGCATCGCTCATGGCCTGTACTTACACAACACAGATACCCCTGGTTAAGGTCGCAAGAAG ATGGAATTTCTTAGACTCTTCTGAGGCTATCCGCAAGCAGGAATATTCAGACACTCTACCTAGAGCATCAGTTCAAGATTTAGGTGTTCTTCTGATGGGAGCGGGATATGAG GTATTCCTGAAAGGACCATCTTTATATGCCTTTAAGGGTCTTGCTGGTCGGTTTGCCCCTATTGGAGTACATTTAGCAATGCTTCTCATAATGGCCGGTGGAACTCTTAGTGCAGCTGGGAGCTTCAGAGGTTCAGTCACAGTTCCACAGGGACTGAATTTTGTTGTTGGAGATGTATTAGGCCCGACTGGGTTTCTCTCTACTCCCACTGATGCTTTCAATACTGAGGTTCATATTAACAGATTCTACATGGATTACTATGACAGTGGAGAG GTGTCCCAGTTTCACACTGATCTTTCGCTCTTTGACCTTGATGGGAAGGAGATAATGAGGAAAACAATTAGTGTAAATGATCCTTTAAGGTATGGTGGAATCACTATATACCAGACAGATTGGAGTTTTTCAGCACTGCAAATACTTAAGGATGATGAAGGACCTTTTAATCTGGCAATGGCACCCCTAAAGATCAATGGAGACAAGAAGCTTTTTGGGACTTTCTTACCAGTTGGAGATGCCGAATCGCCTAATGTAAAAGGAAT ATCAATGCTTGCTCGTGATCTACAATCAATTGTCATATATGATCTGGAAGGAAAATTTTCTGGAGTTCGACGGCCTGGCTCTAAGCTCCCAATTGACATAGATGGTTCAAGAATTGTTATCGTAGATGCAATAGGCAGCAGTGGCCTTGACCTGAAG ACTGATCCTGGGGTGCCAATTGTTTATGCTGGATTTGGTGCTCTAATGCTCACAACTTGCATCAGTTTTCTATCTCATTCACGG ATTTGGGCCTTACAAGATGGAACTATGGTTGTTGTTGGAGGAAAAACTAATCGAGCAAAGGCTGAATTTCCAGAGGAGATGGACCGCTTGCTTGATCGAGTTCCAGAAATAGTTGAATCATCTTGTTCCAAGGAACCTGATAATGTTAGTGGCTAG
- the LOC142644652 gene encoding disease resistance protein RPP13-like, whose translation MADAVVTFLLQNLTQLLSQESNLLAGVEDQVKLLKNELSLVNVFLQNTEGKRHDSGLVKELINQIRDVAYEAEDVIDTFIVTMTKHRKRSKPRKVIHFFDKAIALHEVAHKIESIKNLIKETYNNRSKYGIEIAESSGGDAEAEEMLHRRRRYVEEDHVVGFGHDTQALVKQLIEGNLQHNVVSIIDMGGLGKTTLARKIYNNNNVKNYFDVQGWVYVSQEYRIKDLLLEILKDVTPMPKLKKFMLKAELKDELLHGLETKYSLNKDKLKGTLVEDLKGTVEMNDEEFRKALFEFLEHIQDHTLRNSLSGFVRGIYRKNGEGLQDLDDDELKCALFHYLKDKRYLLVMDDIWKTEVWNEVSTAFPKNLNGSRILITSRIKEVALHASSHNNSIYIPPYELQLLNQDKSWELFSKKVFRGDTCPPELETLGRQIVESCHGLPLAIVVLGGFLANKEKTHRTWSKLIGHVNWYLAQNKSFYRDILALSYNHLSQHLKPCFLYFGIYPKDFEIPVMQLIRLWIAEGFIQQSGSRNMEDVAEDYLEELIDQNLIQIATKRLDGGVKTCRIHDLLRHLCISVSAEEKFLEVRSNVNLSPMSKSRRISIHSANHPDISSNPCEPSNSRSFIGFGEVVKLESPLDKSNYLKWLCETNKLVRVVELSNMGICCLIPNKIENLILLRYLSIQSGELHVIPDSICSLWNLETLDLRNSKRTNYKIKCLPKGIWKLQKLRHLYLDGPTSLPRTDNTVILPNLQVLTGIAINEDIESLFAKARFPNVQKLELHSIRWTESGLLSSLHPLQHLQTLKIYELILLSSPTSFHLTLTKITIFVGANLFGGGVMRVLGSLTNLRILKVVGDGHHQITLDCDESSFCQLEVFKMAKMQVVHCSMGKGEMPRLQRLIIECCDFFFISPEELCWLTAIWNVEVLYPSPTLAKMVQQLQNQMKDGCKLQVYPPLDQTYRESRS comes from the coding sequence ATGGCAGACGCTGTTGTGACTTTCCTATTGCAGAACCTGACTCAGTTGCTTTCCCAAGAATCAAACTTGCTAGCTGGAGTAGAGGATCAAGTCAAATTACTTAAGAACGAGCTGTCTCTGGTCAACGTCTTCCTCCAAAATACTGAAGGGAAGCGACATGACAGTGGCTTGGTGAAGGAGTTGATCAACCAAATCAGGGACGTAGCCTATGAGGCTGAGGATGTTATTGATACATTCATCGTGACAATGACCAAGCACAGGAAAAGAAGCAAGCCGAGGAAGGTAATCCATTTCTTTGACAAAGCAATCGCGCTTCATGAGGTAGCACACAAGATAGAGAGCATCAAGAACTTGATCAAGGAAACTTACAACAATAGGAGCAAGTATGGCATAGAAATAGCTGAATCATCTGGAGGAGATGCAGAAGCCGAGGAGATGCTGCACAGGCGCAGGAGATATGTAGAGGAAGATCATGTGGTGGGCTTTGGTCATGACACACAGGCATTGGTGAAGCAGCTTATTGAAGGGAATTTGCAACATAACGTTGTTTCAATCATTGACATGGGTGGTCTAGGTAAGACCACTCTTGCTAGGAAGATATACAACAATAATAATGTCAAGAACTACTTTGATGTCCAAGGGTGGGTTTATGTCTCTCAAGAATATAGAATCAAAGACCTGttacttgaaattttgaaggaTGTGACACCAATgccaaaactgaaaaaatttaTGTTGAAAGCCGAATTGAAAGACGAATTACTCCATGGTTTGGAAACTAAGTATAGCCTAAACAAGGATAAACTGAAAGGGACACTAGTTGAAGACTTGAAAGGTACCGTGGAAATGAATGATGAAGAATTTAGAAAGGCATTGTTTGAGTTCTTGGAACACATACAAGACCATACATTGAGAAATTCCTTGTCGGGTTTCGTGCGAGGTATTTACAGAAAGAATGGTGAAGGATTGCAAGATTTGGATGACGATGAATTGAAATGTGCGTTGTTCCATTACTTGAAAGACAAGAGGTACCTACTTGTCATGGACGATATCTGGAAAACTGAAGTATGGAATGAGGTAAGTACTGCCTTTCCTAAAAACTTGAATGGAAGTAGAATATTGATTACTAGCAGAATAAAAGAAGTAGCATTACATGCAAGTAGTCATAATAATAGTATTTATATTCCCCCTTATGAACTCCAATTACTTAACCAAGATAAAAGTTGGGAGCTCTTCTCTAAGAAGGTGTTTCGGGGAGATACATGTCCTCCGGAACTTGAAACTCTAGGGAGACAAATTGTAGAAAGTTGCCATGGTTTACCACTTGCAATTGTGGTATTGGGAGGTTTTTTGGCAAATAAGGAGAAAACACATCGAACATGGTCGAAATTGATTGGCCATGTCAATTGGTATCTGGCTCAGAATAAATCATTTTACAGAGACATATTGGCTTTAAGCTACAACCACCTATCCCAACACTTGAAACCGTGCTTTCTATATTTTGGTATCTACCCAAAAGACTTTGAGATACCAGTGATGCAACTAATCCGACTTTGGATAGCTGAGGGATTCATACAGCAAAGTGGGAGTAGAAATATGGAGGATGTTGCTGAGGACTACTTGGAGGAACTCATTGATCAAAACTTGATTCAAATAGCAACAAAGAGGCTTGATGGAGGAGTCAAAACATGCCGTATCCATGATCTTCTACGACACCTCTGTATATCGGTGAGTGCTGAAGAGAAGTTTCTTGAGGTTCGTTCAAATGTTAACCTTTCACCCATGAGCAAATCCCGTAGAATTTCCATCCACAGTGCCAACCATCCAGACATTTCTTCCAACCCTTGTGAGCCTTCAAATAGTCGTTCTTTCATAGGCTTTGGGGAGGTTGTCAAGCTCGAGAGTCCTCTTGATAAAAGCAACTACTTGAAATGGCTATGTGAAACTAACAAGTTGGTTCGGGTGGTAGAGCTTAGTAATATGGGCATTTGTTGTTTGATCCCCAACAAAATTGAAAACCTGATCCTTTTGAGGTACTTGAGCATTCAATCTGGAGAGCTTCATGTCATTCCAGATTCCATATGCAGCCTTTGGAATCTAGAGACGTTGGACCTGAGAAATTCTAAAAggacaaattataaaataaaatgcttgCCTAAAGGGATATGGAAGTTACAAAAATTAAGACATTTGTACTTGGATGGGCCAACATCTCTACCGAGAACTGACAATACAGTGATTTTACCGAATCTTCAAGTCCTTACTGGTATAGCTATAAATGAAGACATTGAGAGTCTCTTTGCTAAGGCCAGATTTCCTAACGTACAAAAATTAGAATTGCACTCTATAAGATGGACGGAGTCAGGACTTTTGTCAAGCCTCCATCCCTTGCAGCATTTACAAACTTTGAAGATTTATGAACTTATTTTGCTTTCAAGTCCAACTTCATTCCACTTGACACTCACAAAGATAACCATATTCGTAGGCGCAAACTTATTTGGTGGAGGCGTGATGAGAGTGTTGGGTAGCCTTACAAACCTTCGAATACTCAAAGTAGTAGGAGATGGCCATCATCAGATCACCCTCGATTGTGATGAAAGTAGTTTTTGTCAACTTGAAGTCTTTAAAATGGCAAAAATGCAAGTTGTACATTGCTCTATGGGGAAAGGTGAAATGCCAAGGCTTCAACGTTTGATCATCGagtgttgtgattttttttttatttcccctGAAGAACTATGTTGGTTGACTGCCATTTGGAATGTGGAAGTTTTATATCCTAGTCCAACATTGGCAAAGATGGTTCAACAGTTGCAGAATCAGATGAAGGATGGATGTAAGCTCCAAGTCTATCCACCTCTCGACCAAACTTACCGAGAGAGTAGAAGTTGA
- the LOC142644379 gene encoding toMV susceptible protein tm-2-like, giving the protein MGSSFEMRVVILIRLWIAEGFIRQIGNRNIEDVAEDYLEELIDWSLIQVATKSAEEKILEVCSDIKLSPMSKCRRISIHFANHPYISSYPCESSNIRSVMGFGGVVGLESPLDKGYYLKLLCKSNKLVRVVELSNMAICCVIPKRIENLVLLRYLSISSGVRRVIPNSICNLWNLETLDMRNFKIKYLPKGIWKLQNLRYLYLNGSTSLPRTDNKAGLPNLQVLTGIDLNLNSMRLFARARFPNLRKLGLRSSASGGSIDIGSLVLSLSTIHPLRHLQTLKLCEFIMALRNKISLQLTKITLLDLKGYGPFTWGVLGSLANLRILKVVGCGMLTLDCNESSFCQLEVLKMAKVTD; this is encoded by the exons atggggagtagttttgagatgagagtagtcatacttatcCGACTTTGGATAGCCGAGGGATTCATTCGACAAATCGGGAATAGAAATATAGAGGATGTTGCTGAAGACTACTTGGAGGAACTCATTGATTGGAGCTTGATTCAAGTGGCAACAAAAAG TGCTGAAGAGAAGATTCTTGAGGTTTGTTCAGATATTAAGCTTTCACCCATGAGCAAATGTCGTAGAATTTCCATTCACTTTGCCAACCATCCGTACATTTCTTCCTACCCTTGTGAGTCTTCAAATATTCGTTCTGTAATGGGCTTTGGGGGGGTTGTCGGGCTTGAGAGTCCTCTTGACAAAGGCTACTACTTGAAATTGCTATGTAAAAGTAACAAGTTGGTTCGGGTGGTAGAGCTTAGCAATATGGCCATTTGTTGCGTAATCCCCAAAAGGATTGAAAACCTGGTTCTTTTGAGGTACTTGAGCATTTCTTCTGGTGTGCGTCGTGTCATTCCAAATTCTATATGCAACCTTTGGAATCTTGAGACGCTGGATatgagaaattttaaaattaaatacttgCCCAAGGGGATATGGAAGTTACAAAATTTGAGATATTTATACTTAAATGGGTCAACATCTCTACCTAGAACTGACAATAAAGCGGGTTTACCCAATCTTCAAGTCCTTACTGGTATAGATTTAAATCTCAACAGTATGCGTCTCTTTGCCAGGGCCAGATTTCCTAACCTAAGAAAATTAGGATTGCGTTCCTCAGCCTCAGGAGGGTCGATAGACATAGGCTCACTGGTTTTGTCATTGTCAACCATCCATCCCTTGCGTCATCTACAGACTTTGAAGCTTTGTGAATTTATTATGGCTCTCAGAAATAAAATTTCACTCCAGTTAACAAAGATAACCTTGCTGGATTTAAAAGGTTATGGGCCATTTACCTGGGGAGTGTTGGGTAGCCTTGCCAACCTTCGGATACTCAAAGTAGTTGGATGTGGCATGCTCACACTCGATTGCAATGAAAGTAGTTTTTGTCAACTCGAAGTCCTCAAAATGGCAAAAGTAACTGATTGA